DNA sequence from the Eptesicus fuscus isolate TK198812 chromosome 7, DD_ASM_mEF_20220401, whole genome shotgun sequence genome:
CGGGGCTGTGCTCGAAGTCAGAGGGGTGCAGAGGGTTGCGGAGGCACCCCTGTGCAGAGGAAGCAGGCGGCCCCACTCCCCAGCAGACAAACAGAAGTGACCTCAGGGAACAGGTGGAAGTTCTGAAGCCATAATTTATTCCAAGTGCACGTAGAGGGTGTGGACAGTGACCTCAGCAGACACACACATTTCCAAGCTGGTCATAGCTGCTCAGTCTccgagccccagcccctcccttacCACCTCTCTGgcctgagctggggcaggggagggcctccTAGTTCCCACACAAAACACAGGAACCTAAGGGCTCAGGGAGGATCCCACAGCCTTATCTTTATTAGTAtctagcaagaaaaaaaatcaaaagtcccTCCCTGCTCCAAcacgcccccctccacctggtgggTCCTCAGGGAGCAGCGTCTGCCGGGGGAACGCCTGCTGCCAGAGCTGTCCTTGGAGCCTGGGCACCTGTGCATGGCCACCCCGGGGGCCTGTAAGCTGACCACAGGCCCACTCCTCCACACGTGGGGACGGAAGGGCAGCTGGCACGTCCCCAGCCCTCAGCTGTCGGCCTTGGGCACTTTGAAAAGATCCGCGATGTCCAGCAGAGCCTGGCGGATGTGGTTCCCAAAGCGCTGGGCGTTCTGTGGGAGCCAAGACTCAGACCCAGCTCCAGGCGAGCCCCTGCCCTCTGTCCCACAAAAGAGGTCTCTCCCTagccaggcagggcccagggtggTGCCCCCTCCTCAGGGCTGAGCTGGAGCAGGAGACTCACCGTCTCTGAGCTGGAGAACTTGCTGGAGATGTGGAAGAAGATGGTGTTCTCACCCGCGATCATGTAGGAAACCCCATAGCCGTCATCCGCCACCTGAGGCAGCACCGGGATGAAGATAGGAGGTAAGCTAGACCTGGAGCATCTGAGGCCAAGCTGAGGCTGCCTGGGAATCCCCACAAGATTCCCAGGAGGGCCTCCACCCCAGATGCTGCATTTTCACTTTTCCTGAGGTCAGGACTACACCTAGGAAACAGTGTGAAAACCCAAGAGCTTCCCCCGTCCCCCAACCCCCGATCCAGGATCTCAGCTTCCCTCAGGAGGCTCCAGGTCACCGCCTCACCCCAGGGGTGTCTCTAGAACCCTGACTGACTAGCCCAGTGAGCGTCTCAGTGGGAGAGCTGCACGCAGTGGGAGAGCGTCTCAGAAGGGAAGCCGGCCTGGCGCGGTCCTGCTCCAGAGGGGTCCCAGGCACCTGTTTCcacgcagggcagggcagggccatggCTGTGTTCCTGATCTGGTCTGACCCTGAGGCCCTGCAATCCCCACTGAAACCCCCGGGCCCCGTCCTACCCACTCATCCCCCTTCAAGGGCACTTACGGGGCCAAAGCCGCCACCAGCGCCCAGATGATTGGGGTACTTTTTTGCGTCAAACATGCCGATCTGGAACTGAGCAGTCTGGCTGGTGGAGAGGCGCCAGGGTTCAGAGAGCACCTGTTAACAGGAGGCTGCAGCCGTCAGAGACCTGTGCTCAGTGCACGTCTGCTGACAGGTGGTGTCCGAGTACCTGCgtgagccaggcactgtcctgGCCGAGAAAGCAGAAGGAACACAGGGCAGGACCTCCCTgactgctgccccacccccagttctcaCCATTACAGCATCTGCACAAAACAGCTGACCTGCCcgcccctctgcctcccctcctccagctgctcctcCATTGGctccgccctcccctcctgctgtcTGGGCGCTGGAGGTCCCTTCCACAGGAAcgtgctgccagcctgattcccctTAGCTTTTTCCCTTTCCTCAGGGGCACCCGTCACCCCTGACATGCCACACGTTCGTCTGTCCATCCCCCTCACAACACCACCAGCTCCATGCTCAGAGCCAGGACCACCTGGGAGGTGTGGAGCGGGAAGCCCTCCAGGAGGCCGTGGGGACAGGGGACACACCCATCAACACAACTGACCTCAGCCAGGAAAGGGGAGCTGACCCCCAGGTACTTGGAGACCACGTACAGGCAGAAGAGGTGCCTGTCGATGCCAGCCCCTGTCATGGCCAGGCGGTACATGTTCTGGTGCTTCTCTGAAGCTTTCCGGAAGAGACTCTGGAGGTCTGCTTTCTGGGGGGCAGAAGGGAAGCAGTGAGCAGCCCTGACCCTCGAGGCGGCATGAGGCGGGAGCAGAGGGGTGTCACCTCACTGTGTGGCCAGGGGGCCTCACCGTGTGGGACCCCTGCACCATGGCCTTGACGAAGGCTGTGGACTCATTGGTACAGGAACGAACGGTCTCGGTCCGTCCCTCCCGGAACAGTCTGGTCATCGAAGCTTCATAGGTCAGGCAGAACTTGCCCTTGTCCTGGGGAACATGGAGGGGTGAGCCTAGCAGGCTGAGCCCGGTGCTGCCTGCACAGCGCCAGCCCGAAGGGCCCCTACCCGGAAGTGAGCCAGCTGCAGGGCGATCTGCACAAAGGCATCGGGGCTGGTCCGGCACTTCTTGATGAGGCCTTTGCCGAAGGGGAAGAACTGGAAGCAGTACAACTCCACGTCGTCGGCCAGCGCCTTGGCCACCTGGTAGGAGCGCTCGATGGCCACCTGGCACTGAGGAGACACGGGAGGGTCAGGAGGCTGTGCTGGGGAGTCTCAGGGCTCTCGACACCTTCGGGGGAAGAGAGGCACTGTCACGTGCCCCGTGACCACCAGGCTCCTCCCTCACAGCTTCTCTAACCACTGGCCCTGGAGGTCCGTTAACCCTGTGGCTAGTCTGGACCGGAGAGCTCCAGCCACACCCACTGGGGCTgggccggaggggagggggccgcAGAGCATCCAGGTACTTATCACTCTCCCATGCCTGTCCCCGCCCCTTCTTGGCCTACGCACCCGTTCAGGAATATCCCACTGCAGCCGCTGAGGTGGCGTCAGCGTGAGGTTCGGTTTGCCCACGCAGTGCCCAGTCTCCGTGTAGCCCAGGTGGAAGATGTCAGTGCCCAGAGCAAACTGCAGGGAGAAGGTTGGGCTGAGAGCCGTCCTCGTTCCCCGCTGTCTCCCACAGCCTGCCCCGTAGGACTCCTCTCTGGCCTCTTACCTCCCAGAGGTGCCCCATGATAGGGGCGTCTGCCCACGAGTGTTCCGTGTTGAGACCCAACTGGCCATTCTTGAAGGCCACGAGAGTGAAGGACTTGTCGAACCACCTGCGGGAACAGCAGACGTAGTGATGAcggaggctgggggaaggctcGGCAGCAGTGGGGCGGGGCTGTACCTGTTGTAACAGTTGCCGTGCAGCAGGGCCTTGCCGTAGAGGCTAAGGCTGGCCTCGTTTTCGGGGTCGTAGCTGTGAGACTCCTCATCCAAGACCACAAAGAAGGCGGCACGCTCAATGGCATCCAGAGCAGCCCTGTTCTTGCCGGAGCTGAAGAAGGTCTTGCGCGCCTGTGCCCACTCCACTCTAGGGTGTGAGGGGAGGGTGAGTACAGGGCCAATCGGGCCAAGGACGAGGGCACCACCCAggacctggccaggcctggagcggAGCATGGTGGGCTGCCAGGCTGTCCTAGAAGGTGTCCCTGCCCCTATGCAACCCCCTTGCTGCCCCCAGTTAGAGGTTATGGCAGCCAGGCCACTGCCATTGCCACCAGTGCCCTCACCACTGCGGGCCGCAGTTTGCACAGAGGATGCTGTGCCTGGTGCGCCCCTTCTTCTGTCATGCCTCCGGCTCCAAGTCCTGGGGTGGGGCCACTCAGGCCACAGACAGGGCACCGCCCGCCCAGGACCTGGCTATGGCTGGGCCAAGCCCCTCTCCTCAGGAAGACATGCCACTGGGATACCTTCCGCCGGCAGTGAGGGCCGCCAGCCGCTCCtccccaggctggggcggggaggggtcgtCCAGGATCCTCTGGAACTGCAGCTCCAGGTCCCGGGGCTTGAGCAGGTTGGAGCCCTTGAGCAGGTTGGAGCCCTCGTAGAGCCACACCTTGAAAAAGCGGCCCTTGTGGTAGACGGCCACGTGCCTGCTTTCGTTGAAGTGCTGCAGCACGTCTGTGACAGAGCCAGCGCGTGGGCAGGGAGCACCTCCCTGCCCggcagccctgggcggggcggggcccaccCGCCATGAGCCTTCCGTGGCCCATGTGGCTCCTGCTGAGCCAGgcctctgcctgggcctccctccctccgccaggGCCTGTGCTGGCTGCTTCCATGCCTCTCGTTTATGCCAACAACAGTCCCCAGaggcatttcacagaagaggaaacaaagCTCGAGGAAACAACACAGACTCCCAGTGTCAGAAGCACAGGCTGCTGCTCCTGTCCCTGCCAGACCCCGCGAGCTGCCCTCCCCGTCAGTCAAGGGCAGCAGCACCCCTCCGGGTGCTCCTCACTCTGGAGGCCTGCCCTGTACGGGAGGCCGCAGTGGGGACTTGGGAGTCCCAGGACTAGTGTCATGCCTGTAAGCAGCAGGCGGCTAGTTTTggtaaaaaaacccaaaactggCCATCTTGACAGTTACACCCCGAGACAGCGTGGGTGCTGGTGACAAGCAGGTGGCCGGACCTCGCCGTGGTGGCCCAGAGTCGGGAGGGAAGGGGATCTTCCTGATGGCTCACCACAGACGCTGTGGCCGTACCTGTCTCCTTGCCCGGGATCCGCGTGGTGTTGAACATCCTCTCCATCTGGTTGGAGCACATGGGCACAATGCCCAGTGCCATCACCTAGGAGGGGGGCACGGCATGGCTAAGGCAGGGCCTCCTCTCCCTTCAGTCCTCAACCCCAACACAACTCACAGGCTTGATGTCCTCGCGGTCCAGCTTGCGGCGGTATGTGATCATGGCGTGAACGATGTTTCCCAAGCGGGCAGCCTGCACGTCCGTGTTCTTGATGAGCACAAAGTCCTGCGAGAGAGAGCCGAGGCTGCAGGGCAACGTGACAGGTATGGGGGGCCACCTGGTTTCCCTGCTCATGGCCTGAGGGATCTTGTCCCTTTTCCCCAGTCTATCCCGTGCTCACTGTCAGATGAACCTGCCAAAAATGAGATGCCCACCTGACCCCATCACTCCTTGGCCCCAGCTCCGACCTGAGCGGTTTTTCCATAACCTATTTGCTTGTGTTTTGTTTAGTTTGCCTTGAGAAAGGTGTTCCCaccactaaaaacaaaacaaaacaaaacaaaaaacagcttaAAACCTCAGGTACAGATGAGTTGTGTGTGAGTTtctgggaggacaggtgtgggaaggaagggaaggacagCATGCGATTCAGAATGAGCTGTggcctagcctgtgtggctcagcagttgagcatcatcccatgcaccaagaggtcacaggcacatggtcagggcacatgcctgggttgagggctcgatccccagtagggggtgtgcaagaggcagcctatcgatgttgatgtttctctctcatctaagtttctatctctctctcctctcccttcctctctaaaaatcaataaaaacatatttttagaaagtgaGCTCTGGACAGTGGGAGAGCACTGAGGGCACACGGCTGTGTGATCCGTCCTGTGCACAGGCCGGTGCTGGGGCAGGACGAGGGCCAGTCATGCAACATAGGAGCCAATGTGGCCTCCTGGGTGCTGAGAGCAGCCGCTCCGGATCCACAATGACACCTCGGCAAGCCTAAGGGAACTCCCTGGTAATGGCATCAGGATGGCTGCGAGCCCACAGCCGGGAGGCCACTGAGGGAACCCAGGCAGCGAAGTGAGCCCGAGGGACCCTGCGAGGGGCTACTGGGTTCTCCGGACCCTCAGTATCCCCATCGCCCCTAAGTTGCTTCCTGACTATTCTCCGAGGGCTTCTcccatcttccttttccttccggCCTCACCCCAGAATCCCCCCTTGCCTGTGGAAAGGGCCACCAATGGCTACCTCTTACCATCACATAATAGTTGCTGTTCACCATGAGGGGGTCCCTGCCTCGAAGGTAGATGTATTCTTCCCACCAGTCACTCACCTGTGGGTGGGTGTGAGGTTAGGGCTGGGGTAGAGGGCAGGGTGCGGGCGGCCAGGATGTGAAGGGGGTGAGGGTAAGCCCAGAAGGGGACTCACATAGTTAGTTGCCCACCACGACTTGAATACCAGGTACTTCTGCAGCCTGGGGGCAGTCTTGTCCTGGAATTCCTTGGCTAGTACCTCCATGCGCTGATACTTCTCGTCATCCAACAAGGGCCGCACAGACTCCAGGTACTATCCGGCCAGGTTACCGTCAGTGTGGGGGCCAGGCAGCAGTGGCTGCCTCTGTCCCGACCCTGTTCTGACCCAGCCTCAAATCTGCTCTCAAATCCACTCTTTGAAGGGGACAAATCCCAAGTCCAGCCTACCCTGCCCACCATGATGCCTGACACAGGCCCTTACCCGCTGAATGGTGGCTTGCACTCTGGGCACGGGAAGCTTGGGCAGGGACGTCTGAAAGCTGTACAGCATGGGCCGCCCGCTGGACAGAAGGCGGACACAGGtctgggggtgcagagcagagTGTGTTGGGCTGGGAATCAGGGGACAGAATGGAAACAAACTAGCCAACACCTAAGGAGCTGGACCCCAAGCTCTCAGAACTAGGACAAACCCACGTGCAGGCACCGgtgccccctgcctgtcccctccaGCTCAGGACCCCAAAGGGGGTGCCCGGGTCTCAGACCAGATGCCTGAAGCCCTCCACCACTTGCGCTCACCGCCCAGACTTTGGTGCTGCGGCTGGTCTGGCCGTGCGCCTCAAACATCCACCCGTGGTAGGAGAGCAGCAGCTTCAGGGTTTGGCGGAAGAAGAAGATGCCCACGATCCAGACCCCCGTGGAGAAGATGGCCATGCTGACCAGGGCTCGTGTCTGTGGGGTCTGGTAGGGGCCAAACCTgttggagaaggggagaggggaaagggctgCAGGGGGTGCATGGGAGGCCAGCCTCAGGGGAATTCTGACCCTGCACCCTCCACAGCTGTGAACCATCTGGGGGAGGCACCTCCCTGGGTACACTCACAACTaagtgctacacacacacacacacacacacacacacacacacacggactaGGGCCTGAGATGATGGTGGCCAGGGGAGGGCTGCTCCTACAGCCTCTAGTGGCTGTCGCCCTGTGTCTGCCCGGCTCAGGAACCCTGGCTTTGAGGCTCACCCAACCTCCTTGGTGGCCCTGTTCCTCACCTCTCAGGGAGGTGTTTCTGGATGTAACAGACCAGCCCATTGGAGATGTCCAAATTGCAGTAGGAAGAACCCACTGTTGCCATGACGACAGCCAGCCAGCTGGTAGGGCTGCCAGGATACACACCCCTAAGGATGCCGTTCTGTGGAGCAGAAACAGGCACGCTTACCGCCGGCAAGCAAGCACCTGTGAGGTCCCGGTCTTCGCCTGGGAGGTTTTCTCCTTGGGTCACCTGCCGTGTTCTTACTACTTCACACCCCATACCTGCAGCACCCAGTTACTCAGCGCCTGATGCTACTTCTCGCACACCTGTCTCCCCTCCACGCCTTGAGCACACCTCTGGTTTCTGCACTGCTAGAACATGTTCCCCAGCAGAACTGCCAGCCAAGCTTGAGGTGGAGGACCTCGACAATAGAGCAGCAGCTGacacctggccccgcctccgcaaGGCTCTGTTCTGCACCTGCTGGCAGGAATAGGCCAGAACCACCTGTGCGCACCTTGATGCGAATCAGGCGTTTCTTCCAGGCGTTGATCTCAGTCAGGTAGAGGTGTTTCAGGGCCTCCCGACTGAGCCGGAAGTCGAACCCATCTGGGGTCACAGTGAACTGGAAGGCCACAGCCTGGTGCGCTTCCGCCATCCTGGGGGTTGGCTGGCacctgggagggagcaggaaggtgTTTGGGTGGGCTCAggtctgccccgcccccagcctgcccctgcccccaccgaGCTAGTGGTCGCCCAGCCAGcggcccaggccccccccccccccccccgccccggcccccggccccccggccccccagccctgccaacGGCCGGCAAACCCTCGCGCCCGCGTTCAGGGCAGGCTTCGCTGCACCGGCGCAGGAGTCAGGAAGGGGGTCAAGGCCTTGAAAACTTCAGGATCCCATAGGGCAGTGAAGGGCGGCCTCGGGGTGGAGGCGAGGTGCCCCGGGCAGCGTTGTCTTCTGGAGCGCGGCGGGGTCCGGGGGCCCCCAGCCCCGACCGCGTGGGGCCCGGCGCGTCCTCGCCCCCGCACTGCGCTCTGGGCCGCCCGGGGGGGCCTGTGTTGCCCCCAACTCCACTCACAGCTCTCAGGTTCACTCCTGCCTGCGTGTGGGGCCAGTCGCTCTGGCCCGTGTCCCCGCGTCCTTCAGGCCGgccacccctgccccgccctcacCGGAACCTGACACCCTCTCCCAAATTTGGGTTGAGAAAACAGATGCGGGGCGGCAACCAGAACCCCTCCCCTCCATGGCGGAAATCGGGAGTGGGAGGGCAGCTTTCCGCAAGGTGAAGATTGCTCAAAGGTCTGGGGACCCAGCGCgcggaggctgggggtggggcacagggtcTCACGTGAGCGGGTGGCATTGGATCTAAAAATAGTCGAATGTAGGGGAAAGGTCACCCGTGTCAGCGGtgcggcctgtgccctgatctcCAGGGCGAAGGGCTGAGCAGCCCCACCCAGAGCGCACTTTGCACCATTCCTCCCCAGTCCCCTGCCCAGTTCCTCCGAGGATTTATCCACTTCTAAGCTGGACCCAGGGTGAGGGGTAAGGGAGGGGCCTCCAATCGGCAGAATGGACCCGGAACCACTTTCCCGCCCAGAGCACTGAACCGCCATGCTTTTCAggaggggaaaccgaggctcagagcagTGGTCACTTTGTCAGTCTATGTGCATCCTTGTGGGTACTTTTTGCTGGACTGAGCAGGGCTGGAACAGGGTGTGAAGTAAGAAGCTCGTTTATTGTTTCAAGGTACACAGACCAGGGGTTCCCGCCCCTGGGGACCTGCTCAAACCGAGGGCAGAGATCACCCTCCTCACCCAGCTCACTGGAGGCCCAGGGGtccccagggcctcctgctctttgcccctcccccccaaggtCCTGCAGGGAAGGCTCTGGGAACGTCCAAGGAGCTGTGGGGTGGAGAGTCAGGATGGGGGTTGGAGGCTGGTCAGCTGCCCCTTCTGCTGGAAGTACAACTGGAACCGAGACTGGGCGTACTCCTGGGGAGGAGACCACCCCACACACTGGTgagcaggcctgggaggagtTCCCACAGCCCCCATctgcccacagcctcccagggctgccctgaGGCAGGACCAGAGGCCCCTGtgactcctcctcccccacctaaCTGGCCACCTGGGTTACTCACCAAGTAACCGAATTCTATGGTGGACATGGATGCCTGGAGGATGGACCAGAGACCCCAAAAGAAGTGGGACGCCAGAGCATAcctgagggaggtggggaaagcAGGGGGATTGGGAGCACATCTGGCATCGCCTGAATCCGAGCTCCAACttctcccccactgccctcaccCCTACCCTGTGCCAACTCTCCCATcagccttctcccccacccccactgggcacTGGCACCCTGTCTGCCTCTCCCGAGGCCCCCTTTCCTCGGCACCCTGCTCCACCCCGCCCAGCCACCTTTCCTCACCGATTAACCTCTACTAGCAAATCTTCTTCCAGTTTTTTCTGCTCCTCTGGGGAGACGATCTCACCTTTCTTTGCCTCTGCCAGATAATGGCGAATAAAATGGAGCTAAGATCAACAGACCAGAGTCAGGAAATGGGGAGCATGGAGAACTTCCTAGTTAACCCCCTTTCTCACCTCTCCAACCAGGCTTCTCCTTCCTTGTTCACAGGCCAAGTTCtactccccagcctccagccacATACCTGCTGCCCCTGCGTGGGGTAGTCTGCAGGCTGTGCTTTGTAGAAAGGCCACTCCTCGTGAGTATAATCATAAACCCACTCACAAAAATGGTTCCCAATGTCAAAGCCCCTGGGGGAATAAGGTGGACACTCAGTCCCCAAATCTGCTGGGCGGCTGGGAGGCAGAGATGGAGGCCTGGTCTGAGTTCCAGGGCTCTGTGGGGACAGACCCATGGGAGCCATGGGGTCTCACCGGTAGTTGTAGCTGCTGTACTCAAAGTCGATCAACATGATGCTGTCGGCGTTTTCTGGCTCTGAGAGCAACAAGATGTTCCCTGGGGGATGCAGTGGGGTACTGGTCACTCCAGGGCCCTCGGGCCCCTGCACCTTAGGTTGGAAGACTCAGGTGACGTTTCCTACCTTCCTGGATGTCGTTGTGGCAGAAAACTACTGGTGACGGGGTAGAGTCGAGCAACTTCCTGCAGGGGACAGGGGCATGTGTCTGAGCAGGAGTGACTAGGGGAGAGTCAGAGCCACCTGTGTGGGCCCTCGGGCAAAGCCTGGGGAGGCCACCGCAGGTTCCCGGCAGCAcctcctgtcctctctgccccctccccatcctgtCCTGCCTGCCCTCACCTGAGGTTGCCCATCTCATCCTTCAGGCTATACATCTCCAGCAGGTTCATCTGGgggaggccagtggggggcaggtcCAGGATCTGCTTTAAGTACCTGAAGTCCAAAGAATAGGACACACTCACTCCACTATCCCTCTCCACTGGCTCTCCTGTCTACCAGGCTGCCCAGCCATTTCCCTGTCACTGCATGGCTTGTCTGGCAGATGTTTGGAAGCCTGTTCTGTGAGAGACCATGCTAGACCCTGGGACGCCTGATCCACTAAGTGGCCGGCTGAACAGAGTCATGGTGCTTTATCAGAGCCCAGCCTGAGGGTCCAGCCAGGTGTGAGGAGCCCTCCGGAGGTCCCTGACTCACCGCTCCATGGTCCCAAACAGCCAGTGGGGCTCCTTAGTGAAGGGCATCTCCATGCCATGGAACCGGGCCATCTTCGTGGCAATGGCTGCTGACAGCATGGGCTCTCGAAGGTCTCGCGTTTTCAGTGGCAGGCTCTGCACCCAGGAACCTCTCAGGGTGGtgagggggctggggcaggagggggtagGGATGGGGCAGTGGAGGAGACCAGGGTCTCGCGGTCAGGGACCTGAGGGCAGAcactgggaaggggctgggggctggggaaggaggtgcCTCTTACTGGGATGTACTGCTCCAGCCGGCCCTCTGGAAAGACTCCGTAGAGTTGGGGCCCCAGGGTCCGCTCCGCAAGGATGGCGAACATCACACTTTCAAGGACCAAGGAGTCCACGCCCTGAAGGAAGATGGACAACGAGGGGCGGGAGTCGCACGGCCAGCGGCTGGGCAGAGCGCGGAGGGTCTGCGTCCTGCTCCCAGCACAGCCAAGCTTCAGCCCATAACCGGCAGGTTCCAGCCCCTGAGCCTCGGCGTCTCAGCCTCGGTGGGGCAGTGCCACCTGCCAGGCCCCCTGGGCAGACCTCGCTCCGGCCTCACCTGCAGGATGGCCCCGTACAGCCGCAGCAGCACCTCCCGCGGCTCCTCGCCGACGCTGGGCAGGTGGTCCGGCAGCGAGCAGCGGAAGAGCAAGTTGCTGAGGCCCCCGCTGCGGACCACACCGGGGTCTCAGCCGCCGCCAGCTCCCGCCCTGCCCGTCCTCCCCTGCCCCGCTCGCAGAGGCTGCAGAACCGCGGGGCATCCTCGGAGACCttgcctgcccccgccccggcccgcaaCTGGCAGGGGCTGACCCCTGACCTCCCACCTCACGGGGTCAACTCGCAGCTCCTCCGGCCGCACCCggcgccaggccccgcccaggtACTCCCGGCACCACTGGTGGGCTCGGCGCTCGGTGTCTCGCGACTGCGCGGAGCCCCGCCGCTGGTTCGGGACTGCTTCCGGGCCCTTAGGTGGCCGCACGCTGTCCTTGGCCAGGCGGCCGCTGACAGTCCCGCCTCCAGCCACCGCAATTCCCTCAGCCGCCATGGCGAGGGctcggccccggcccggcccggcccggcccaacGCTCGGCGCGCTCAGCCTCCTAGGCGGGCTCGGCTGCGCACGGCTCCGCTTCCGGCCCGCCGGCGCCCCTCAGGTCGCGCTCGGGCCTCTCCGGCTTTGTTCGGCTCCTGGCGACGCCACTCGGCTCTCTCCGCGACCTGGTCCCGAGCCCTTTCGGAGGCCAAACTCTGCGCGTCTCCTCTTGCCCCGCCCCTGCTCGCTCGCGCTCTGGGCGGGGCCGCAGGGGAAAAGGAAGCGGCGTCGCCAATCAGAAGCGTCCTGAGCGGAGGGTCACGCTGGCCAATCCCGTGGGCGGGTGTGTTGAAGGGGGGCGGGCTTCGCCGGGAACCGGAGCGGACCAGCCGCGcggtcgccagcggcggcgcctCACCGAGCTTCGGCGAGGAAGTGTGAGTGTGACGGGTCCCGAGCGTGGTCACACCAGGGGAGGCTGAGAGGGCGTGGCGCATGGAGGTGCCGAATGAACACTGGATGTGATGAAACATTGTGACCCTTGGGACGATTTTAATGACGCCACGGAccttagatccctaaccaccgcCGAGACCTTGGGGGGAGCGCACCTCTGAGAGACGCTCTGGTCCTGCTTGAAACCAGGGTCTCCATGCCCCACGCACTGCCCCTCTTGTCTCCAGACCTAGAACAGTTACAGGATCTAACCCAGGGGAAAGGCTCGGCCGCGGAGCAGACACTGGAGCTGCGCCACcgcccctgggcctcctgggcctcctgggcctccgcTGCTGCCCCGGCAACCACAAGGCCTTGACCCCAGGGTCTGTGACATGCCTGTTGGAGGtggcgtgttttttttttgtttgtttgtttgttttttgttaaatagATGGGCAGCTGGCGAGTGGTTTGATTTGAATAACCAGAGAAAAATCAAGAATCGGTGACCAGAAGATGAATGTCAGTTGCTGCAGCGGGAAATCACAACCTCGCCCTGTTTAAGTGTGAGCCAGACCTGAAACCTGCAGCTCACCGGCTGAAAGGGAGGCATGGTCCTCcttaccatcctatctaataaagatgtaatatgcaaatggtcgttacacgtGAAGGGTAACGACAGACCTGGAACTACCGggtcacggatcagcaggagagtggggcagcgagctacgagTGGGCGCAGGGCGCCGAGAGctagaggagggggcagggcggggacgggggggggggggggggagggagctactggagggcgcAGTGAGGTACTGGCGCTCGGACTGGTGCGCAGGGCTACTGGTGTTACCATAAGTGTATACAAAAACGTTCCTCAATCCTTCCCCAAAGGGACCAAGAGCCTCTTAATAAAGTAACTGATTTACTTTGGGAAAGCCCCTCCAGACCTTTCAGGGCTGTTAGATACAGGATCTGCGCTGATACTGTGCAGGACACCTGAAGCATCGTGAGCCACTGGATGGAAGAGGGGTTCTGGGAGTCAGGTGATGAACCTAAGCCCTAGGGTTATTTTTCTGGCCCCAGTGCACACTTGGGGTGGGGGTACCTCGCTGTGGGCAGAGCCTGTACGTGGATTCCTGGCCTGTAGGATAAGAATTACGGTAACAGCAAAGGGGAACACCTGGAACTCCTCAGCACACTCACCTGATCCAGGATAGTAAATCAGAAACTAAGCTGCCAGGTGGGATTGCAGAGGTGGTGTCACACTCAAAGACAAA
Encoded proteins:
- the CPT1B gene encoding carnitine O-palmitoyltransferase 1, muscle isoform; this encodes MAEAHQAVAFQFTVTPDGFDFRLSREALKHLYLTEINAWKKRLIRIKNGILRGVYPGSPTSWLAVVMATVGSSYCNLDISNGLVCYIQKHLPERFGPYQTPQTRALVSMAIFSTGVWIVGIFFFRQTLKLLLSYHGWMFEAHGQTSRSTKVWATCVRLLSSGRPMLYSFQTSLPKLPVPRVQATIQRYLESVRPLLDDEKYQRMEVLAKEFQDKTAPRLQKYLVFKSWWATNYVSDWWEEYIYLRGRDPLMVNSNYYVMDFVLIKNTDVQAARLGNIVHAMITYRRKLDREDIKPVMALGIVPMCSNQMERMFNTTRIPGKETDVLQHFNESRHVAVYHKGRFFKVWLYEGSNLLKGSNLLKPRDLELQFQRILDDPSPPQPGEERLAALTAGGRVEWAQARKTFFSSGKNRAALDAIERAAFFVVLDEESHSYDPENEASLSLYGKALLHGNCYNRWFDKSFTLVAFKNGQLGLNTEHSWADAPIMGHLWEFALGTDIFHLGYTETGHCVGKPNLTLTPPQRLQWDIPERCQVAIERSYQVAKALADDVELYCFQFFPFGKGLIKKCRTSPDAFVQIALQLAHFRDKGKFCLTYEASMTRLFREGRTETVRSCTNESTAFVKAMVQGSHTKADLQSLFRKASEKHQNMYRLAMTGAGIDRHLFCLYVVSKYLGVSSPFLAEVLSEPWRLSTSQTAQFQIGMFDAKKYPNHLGAGGGFGPVADDGYGVSYMIAGENTIFFHISSKFSSSETNAQRFGNHIRQALLDIADLFKVPKADS
- the CHKB gene encoding choline/ethanolamine kinase → MAAEGIAVAGGGTVSGRLAKDSVRPPKGPEAVPNQRRGSAQSRDTERRAHQWCREYLGGAWRRVRPEELRVDPVSGGLSNLLFRCSLPDHLPSVGEEPREVLLRLYGAILQGVDSLVLESVMFAILAERTLGPQLYGVFPEGRLEQYIPSLPLKTRDLREPMLSAAIATKMARFHGMEMPFTKEPHWLFGTMERYLKQILDLPPTGLPQMNLLEMYSLKDEMGNLRKLLDSTPSPVVFCHNDIQEGNILLLSEPENADSIMLIDFEYSSYNYRGFDIGNHFCEWVYDYTHEEWPFYKAQPADYPTQGQQLHFIRHYLAEAKKGEIVSPEEQKKLEEDLLVEVNRYALASHFFWGLWSILQASMSTIEFGYLEYAQSRFQLYFQQKGQLTSLQPPS